CTCGTACAGACCGGAAGGAGAGGGCGGCAGCACGCGCAAGCGCTGTGGGCCCGCGCCGTCGGATGATCGCTCAGCACCCGGAACGCGACCAGATCCTGCTCGAGAACGTGCTGTCCGCCCTGGGAAATCCCTTGCGACTGCAGATAGTCCGAGTACTCGCCGAGTCGGGTGAACGCTCGTGCGGCAGCATCCTCGACGGATTGTCGAAATCCACCCTGACCCACCACTGGCGGGTGCTGCGCGACAGCGGCGTCATCTGGCAGCGCCCGGCCGGGCGGGAAAATCTGCTGTCCTTGCGCCGCGAGGATCTGGACGCCAGATTTCCCG
This DNA window, taken from Nocardia sp. BMG111209, encodes the following:
- a CDS encoding helix-turn-helix transcriptional regulator, whose protein sequence is MIAQHPERDQILLENVLSALGNPLRLQIVRVLAESGERSCGSILDGLSKSTLTHHWRVLRDSGVIWQRPAGRENLLSLRREDLDARFPGMLDILLAAAARNEPGDSHIAAR